From one Triticum urartu cultivar G1812 chromosome 3, Tu2.1, whole genome shotgun sequence genomic stretch:
- the LOC125542487 gene encoding repressor of RNA polymerase III transcription MAF1 homolog: MKLLEYTPFDRVNVFLDQLNLGDCTIRGSLEAFSCKHAGNDRRLSISLEHEILDYLGKSSDSDPPSPVEHLSCRSSRKTLIYLVLTLGHMYPDYDFSAVRAHLFFKEEDMESFKQMLDNYLSEASRLWAARNEGSSLLDSMTKAIDEVIKIRECDIYSYNPDSDGDPFLEKGAIWSVNFFFYNRKLKRVVSFRCCCTSKFAGDDFLAGALSDGEEEDALIDMDI, translated from the exons ATGAAGCTTTTAGAATACACCCCGTTCGACCG TGTAAATGTGTTCCTTGATCAACTAAACCTTGGTGATTGTACAATTAGGGGAAGCCTTGAAGCCTTCTCAT GCAAGCATGCAGGAAATGATCGCCGGCTTTCAATCAGCCTGGAACATGAG ATTCTTGATTACCTTGGCAAGTCTTCTGATAGTGATCCTCCTTCACCTGTGGAGCATTTGTCTTGTAGATCTAG CCGGAAAACGTTGATATATCTAGTTCTCACTCTTGGCCATATGTATCCAGATTATGATTTCAG TGCTGTTCGGGCACACCTATTCTTCAAAGAAGAAGACATGGAAAGTTTCAAGCAGATGCTAGACAACTACTTATCGGAGGCTTCTAGG CTCTGGGCAGCAAGAAATGAAGGCAGTTCTCTTCTGGACAGTATGACTAAAGCTATTGATGAG GTTATCAAAATCAGGGAGTGTGACATCTACAGCTACAACCCAGACTCTGACGGAGACCCATTTCTAGAGAAAGGGGCCAT ATGGTCGGTCAACTTTTTCTTCTACAACCGGAAGCTAAAGCGAGTAGTGAGCTTTCGCTGCTGCTGTACTAG CAAATTTGCAGGAGATGACTTCCTTGCTGGTGCACTCTCAGATGGCGAGGAGGAAGATGCGTTGATCGACATGGACATATGA